Within the Clostridiales bacterium genome, the region TGTGCTATCTGGGATAGTTCTTCATAAAAGCATTCTTCAGGTGCTCTATAGCCAAATATCTTACGTGGAAGGAATTTTATATACGGATTAATGCACTCCTGAAGAATGATGAGTATGAACTTTATGAAAAAGATCATATCTCTGGAAGGAGTATATATGGTTGGAGGCTTATTCATACTGTTAATCAAATTCTCTCTGCTCAAAGTGAAAACATAAAAAATAACTTTGATACAGACTATGTAAGAACACAAGTTGGATTAATGAATGATTTAATATATTCTGCACCGCATTCAGCTATAGGCAAAGCTAAAGAATTACTTGAAATATGTTGTAAGACAATTTTAGATGAGCAAGGCATTACATATTCAACAGAATTAGATCTCATACAGTTGATGAAGCTGGCTTGTGAAAGTATAAATCTTAATCCGAAGAAAATTCCCGAAAATGTTCTGGATAGAGATATAGCAGGAAGAATATTGGGCAATCTTGCAAATATCGCACAAGGAATGGCAGAGTTAAGAAATTTATATGGAGATGGACATGGTTAAAATAAAAATTTTAAGCCACTACCTCCGCGATATGCTAATTTAGCAGTAGGAGCAGCGGTAGCCGCTGTAAATTTTATATGGGAAACATATATGGAAAGAAAGAATACATTATTCCAAAATTGTGATGATAGTAATGAGTAAAACTTTTTTAGTGATAAA harbors:
- a CDS encoding abortive infection family protein, producing MNDLIYSAPHSAIGKAKELLEICCKTILDEQGITYSTELDLIQLMKLACESINLNPKKIPENVLDRDIAGRILGNLANIAQGMAELRNLYGDGHG